In Scomber japonicus isolate fScoJap1 chromosome 3, fScoJap1.pri, whole genome shotgun sequence, the genomic window gtgttatgtaccttgtaaggtgtccttgagtgctttgaaaggcgcctttaaataaaatgcatcattattattattattattattattattattgttattattactccTATAAACTTTACGTCTAGTGTCACATAGCACTGAGCTAGCCTAGGTTTTTACTGAAACTGTGATATTCTGTAACATCTGTTACAGATCTGAAAATAAACAGCCTACATTTtagacataaaataataatataacttattttacttaaaaaatcTTAGAGCTCAAATAGTTAATACAATGTAATACAAAAGTAATGTCATATAGATAACTATACTTGTACTGTTTTGCCTTTCATATACATATTGAATTAGTTGTTCTGTTACAATTAATGTGTAGTATTTTCTTTGCCTTATTTCCTTATTGAGATTTATTTCAATCGAGTATTTACACACAGCATCATGACATTCAGCTGGACTTGATGGAGAAGGTCATAAGACTGACTTCAAATATCTTACATTAAGAAAGATATTGACAACATATTTAACTGAAGTGAAAGGTCATTCTATAAATAGACATATCCATGATCCCAGCTAGGTTAATAAACTCAAAAGCGCTAGAAATAAATGAGCTGTGACAGTCACACTCACTTCTCTTGACCTTGAAACCACAAGTGGTTTAGGTAAAGATCTCCACACCCCTGTTTGCTTAATAGAAAATCATTTCTTAAATGCCAGgcaacaggaaaaaaacagaatatttccTGCTCACTACATCATACTAAACAGGCAGCGATAATTTCACAGTAGAGTTGAAATGAATTATCAGGTTTATTGTTAGACAGGAATTACTGATCTAAAATTTTCAGCAAAGCTCTGCAGCTTTGTAATTTAGTTACTGTACAATTTGACATACTCAGTACACGAAAAGGTTAAACAATCAAACTGATTTTTCTTGCACAATCCCAAaggaaatgtaataagtaatatcTGCAGCAGAATTATTTTAAGTTCAGTATTTGATTCTGTAGGATTAAATTTGGACACATGGGTGTTGTTATGTGTATCTTGGCTccaatttgtcttttttatcacTTACTGATAAATGCAAACCAAACTAGTGGTTCTGAGCATGGATGTGTTGTGACACAAATTCTTGAGAAAGGCACACCAGATGACAGCTCATACACATAGAAGAAAATTAATCATCTAAATATGAGTTATATTTCAGGTCAATTAGTCTTTTGTGATAGACATTAACTGATTATTCAACTTGAGAGTGAACCCTTTTCACGAGCAGAGAATTAAATGCAGAAATGAATACataatgtatgtgcatgtgctttCTCTATTAAGTTTTGCAGAATAGTATGTGCATGTGGAGTTGTctgcaagcttttttttttttttttacaatgagtTTGCCCAAAGTGACGACATTTGCTGATCAGGTTGCTAATTTAACCAAGTATCGTGTTAATTAGGTAAAATATATTCTGCAGGGGCGCAGGTGGTCAAAtggttagagcgcataccaCTTACGCaaccgaccccggttcgaatcccggccggaggtcctttgctgcatgtcacacactctctctctcccatgtctactgattaataaaggcatctatgccacaaaaaaaaaaaaatctgcaacaGATCATGTATTTACTGCATGTATGATTTATTGTGCATTTTGGTGGTGACTGATACAAGTTAGAACTGCACTCTATGACCCAGACAATACCAGCATTTGGtctgtaaattaaatgtaacaaaacagaaaaaaagtcaattgAAACAACCAGATGATTGATATAATTCCTAGCACACTGTTGAACACATTATGTGACTTTCATAAATGAACAGTATATTTCCAAGTGACAAAGTCTGCCATCACACCCAGTACAGTATAAGGGTGGAGAATGTTCTATTGAATCAAATAGGAACAAAGTGCTGAAAAGCAGATTGACAATAACCATATAAACCCACCCActtctgatttattttcttccttgttTGATATCATTGACATTCACCATTGATTAATGTGTGCCAAGGCAAATACATGCAGGCTAAAAAATGAAAGATAgacaaaagaaaggaggaaaggtggCAAAGTTCACAAGTCAGGCTCAAAGGAAATGAGACAAATGACATTCTAAGCATTCTTTGTCATCCATAATCTATTTAGAGCTTCAATAAGATAATGGCAGAAAAAAATCTGCAACGTAACTCAAAAATGCTATAATATTGAAACACTTTAACGAAGTCACATAACTCAGTAAATACAAACAACTGACTGTTATGGCATTCCATAGCAACAAAGGCAACTTGAACCTTTTGAATTTTATGaaacattacttttaatatGAACAGTTCACAGAGACCACTGAAGAAACAACTGCTACTGCACAATATGCAAAATTTGACGTTGCTACGAGTAGTCCATCCAACAAGTCAGGAAATAAATTGGTCAGTTCTTGTTTTATCCTCAACAGCAACACAGTCGCTCAGCTGTAACTCTCACACATCAGCCTATTTCTGTCCCTCCTCCAGACCGTCCTCCGTTTCTGATGGTGTTTCGGTCGACTCCATTTGGGCTCTGTGACGCTCTGCTTCAGTTATCGTCATGGGATGCAGAGGGAAGAACCCTGCCAACCCTGCCGAAAGAGATAAATAAGAGGACAAGATTACATCTTTTGCTACATTTTAAACTAACTATGGCAGAGACATTGTCCAGGGTTTCCAAGTGATACattgtaattttaaaaaggataggactggtgattttctatattttttcttattgtcaaccaAACTTATGTGCACAgctaaaccaacaatgaatggAATTTATTCAATGCACTAATTACAAGTGTTATGTGTGCATCCAAAACCTAATGTCATATTGCTATATGGTGTAGATCGCTGTTGTTGCCCAAAaacacaacctcttgacttagTGCTGAAGATCTTGAAGAAAATTACAATGTAGCATAAAGTCAAGAGGATGTGATACGTAGCACAACAAGCAAGCAAAGCTCTGTAAATGTAATGGAAATGGAGCAGTTTCTATAtcacccagtgcagcggtgTGGCTCATTTTATCATATAAGAggctttaaatacacacacaattcttGTAAAAAGGATTGTTCATTTTTGGTTTGGCtttgcacatgagatttgttgtaagtaacaaaaatatagaaaatcaacattgttatttttaaagatcATTTGAATTCCATGTAGCCCCTCTAAATTTAAAACATGTCATTGTCTCAAGTTGTGGATTTATGGAAAAACCAACTGAGGGATACATTAGAAGCGTATTATGACTACAAAACGCCCATTTATCTGTACAATTCTTTAAACTAGAGGGCATGGACGAGGTGCTTTAGTGAACACATTACACAGTCCTGGCCAGATGTCATAATTCCTGGTAGTCGATAATATAGAAAAACAAGACTATTCACAAGTTAATGAATGGTCAATACAAAGAAGATTATATCTACGAATATTGTCTAAAAGATGGAGAAACTCATAACAGCTAAATGGACCTCCTTGATTAAACAAATTACTAAAAGCAGCGCAATTCTCTGAATAGGCcagtaaaataaaattgtgCAATGTTGATACACCTTGAAAGAACATATACATGGACTGAATACACACCTAGAAGTTTGGACACAGACTTTGAAGGATGTGCGCCACAGCCGATCCAGTGCTTGACTCGGTCATAGTTGAAGCTGACAAGTTTCTCATTGTAGATGTTTGGGAGGGGGTCATAGGTACCCAGTTGTTCTATATACTTGCCATCTCTTGCCCTTTTGTTGAATGCTGCCACAATGCGATAAAATGgtctgtttgcttgtttgtggcCTGCAAGAGCAAATCGGATGACAACGTACCCCTTATGGTACTTCTTCAGCAGGTGTGATGCTACAGAAATGAAATGAGCACAAGGAGAATTATCCAAGGGAACAAAATGAGTTTCTTGTGACTATTAAACACCTCTTTGCATCTGTAAAAAGGTTCATAACCCGCTTTTTCCATTTTGTCCATTCTCATCATTTAGCCAAGTAAAGACTGTACTGTGCAAGGCATTTTCTGAGGagatattttatattaacactAAACGAGGAggggatttatttattatatgatGGTTGTATCAGATTACACTAGTTGTAGCTGGGTGTACTTAGTAACTTGACAACTGagtgtatatttaaatataccATATATTCatgtagagctgaaacaattgcTTGATCATTTAATAAGCCGAAAGAAAATTAGAATGAAGCAATTTTGaaaactgattattttgttgaCTGTTGAGAAAGCAACATGTAGGAAAGCTCTCTACACCTGCTGCTAATGTTAAATGTAACATGTCTCTCTTTAGccaaatacaaataaagtttcaaAAATGAGATATTTCCCTACTCAAGCAAGAATATTGTCACTTACAGTATAGTGACGTCCTGTGCAAGATGTTtagatacacatacataaataaaaactattcacAGCATTATTTTTGAAAGCATCTTACTTGTAGTGTCTAAATTCTTTGCACAATACTGTATATTGATGTTTcctttcaacattttttttatcttcacaCTACAAACATGTGCTAGTATTGAGCAAGGATATGTAATTCAGGCTATTTAGATTATGAAAAACAAGTGCAACTTGAGAATGCCTATACATCTTTTATCGTACAGCAATGACAATGCTTTTACATTCAGATGGTAGAATCTTTGATTTGGACAAAACCTCATAACTGGGATACATTTTTCAGAAAAAGTGGGGTGTGTAGTTaatacaagaaaaacacaatctgGAAATGAGGATGTACTTACATAGATGGACCATGATGCTAGCTGAATGATCCTGCAATAGACAGAAAGTCACCAATAAGACAAAGTGTACATTTTATCCAACTCAAACACAGCAACATCAGTAAGTATCATATTGTTGCACATTTACTACCAGTGGTAAGTAAGTTGATTTACTCTGCACTGTGCTTAAGTACAactttgaggtacttgtatttAACTTGATTATTTCTATTGGATGTTATTTTGTACTTCCACACCTCTAAATTTCAGAGGGAAAATATAGAACTTTCTACtcaactacatttattttacagctttagGAACTTTCCAGATAAAGATTAGATGCAATGGATAATATACAAATTACAACACATAGTTAAAGAcaaaaccagtggtttccaaccttatAGGTTTATGACATTCAATGTtccaatatttcaccagaaatcaaagattagagaaaaactccaaaaactgaacacaggtgtgtgtatcagtacttagttttttcttcattcctctccCATTAACCATCTCACAaaccctcagatttatctgccGACCCTTTGGAGGgtcccacccctaggttgggaaccactggactaaagctagctaactgtatataaagtagggctaggcgatatggacaaaatcaaatatcacgatatttttgaccaaatacctcgatatcgatattgcaacaatattgtagagatggtTGTtaatgctttcacaaaatatttacactgaacttactgtaatacttatgtacttttacaaAAGTAAGAtgtttcatgcaggactttttcTTCTAATGGAGCATTGCAGTATTGGTGCttatactaaaataaatgatctgaatacgtcctctgtcacattttattacatgaaCAGTGAAGTCAGGAGCTCTCTGGAGCTGCTAACAGCTAACACCTAACTACAACAGTGTCATCAAATCAACCGTATTTAGCGAAATACCTTTGAGGAAGTTGAACGAAGTAAAGCAAAATGTCCCCAGACGTCGCCTCTATGTTATTCGTTGGGAAAGATTATGTTATTCAGATGTTATTCAGGTTGTTTAACGTATATTTCGGCAGCAGAGGTAATGTCACATTTGTCAGTGCGCAGCCatgtttaaacaggaagtgacgtaTGTAGCTGCCTCCTCACACCAATGCATTTCCGAGACGCAGGATGGCGCTGCTGCACCGCTCACCACCATACTCACCACCACTTGTTCAATGCATCCATTTACTTACCCTGTGCAAGGATGTTAACATTTCCAAtttatatttcagtctgaagtCATTTATTTACCATGTGCCTGTCAAATGTACCTTAGAAATTGCACACAAGCTTTAAACTTATTTTCATCACTTTTGGTTAGCGGTGGTTCTTAAGTAGGAGTAGGAATAAAACTCTGTTTGATTATCTGTTCTGCATTCACTATTTTGCTCCAATAAATGTAGGGAAGTATCATCAGCATGCCAGGAGTATCCTACTTTAAGCATCTAGAGTAGCTAAAGTATAACTCATAGTAGGCTACAGAATTTGACGCActattggattattattatcagtgctTTAACTTGTAAActgtattttaacccttaaactgGTCAAGGTGGAGCTAATTTAAAACAAGGGCtgctaacaattattttcattatagagTAATATATTGATTAGTCTCTCAATTAAtggattagttgtttggtctgtaaaaCGTCAGAAAGTGGTAAACAATGGTGATaactgtttcccaaagtccaGTGCAATGTCTTCAGATGTCTGTCCACagcccaaagatattcaatttactgtcatagatgactaaagaaaacagaaaatcacatttgtgAAGCTGAATCAgagaaattagattttttttccttaaaaaaatgactcaaagaTTAATCAACCATCAAACTAGCTGGCAATTAATCAATTGATTGTTGCACCTATAATTTAAACTACTGGCAGGCGGTTGGGTAGTTTAATCTGCGTCATATAGCAACTGGTCATTCATCTATAAAAATCGTAGTAAATGAAGTTGTAACTACAGCTGTCAGAtggtggagtaaaaagtacggTGTTTTCACAGTATATTATATCTTTATAATATTCTCCAAAATGTAGAACAGTTCTTGAATAAATGTACAACTGAATACTTTTTACCACTCCTTTTGGTGATACAACATATTTTAGTGACCTACAAGTGTGCAGTAGCCTCATTTATTCAACTATTGCATTCATTTAATGTATCAGTGCAGTCAAATTAATTAGGCTAGGTATAAATGCCtgaaatgtgtgagtgtgtgaatgtgcactCTATACAATGATACAAACACAGGAATGATACAGCTTCTATTCCAGGTCATGGAGCTGGTACACATATATAATCATCataaacatgacaaaaacacCCCAACCCAGCGGACAAGTTTGCAATGATACGTTTATAATATTTTGAGCTACTACATGAAGTTGGAGCTCCCTTGACTTTAAGCTGTGCTGTCAGAAACATAGTATTTTACATTCTGTTTTCCGTAATTTCTATTCtaaatgtgttgtgtgtcttaCATCAGCACTGCATTGAGTTTTAAATCAGTTTCCACCGCTGACCCCAGCAGTAATGAAACACTGTGGTCATGAATTCAGGGGTCATTGCTTTGCCTGATGTCATCTGAGTGCACAGAGATTTCTGCCCACCGGGAGCACAACTACCCCCCCAGCCTTGGAACATGGTGATTTCACACTCCTGTTGTGTAAagcttgttttgtgtgtgtgtgtgtgtgtgacaaacacATGGTTTTCTATGAGGAGAGGTCACTGAAGACACACAAAAGAGATAGGCCCTTGTTTGTAATTCTGAAAATATCCTACTGTTCCTGTGTGACTTTTCATATATAAAGCTAGTAATGTGTAAACATGAttgtaaaatatacattttcctTTGAATTGATTATACCCCTGTTTGATCACAGTTATTTGAAAGGccttatatgtgtatatatacatgtgtaGACTATATTGCTACTATTTTAAATTTTTACACTGTCTGTTTTAATGTATACTAACAAATGACGAGCACAGAATACAGCAAAGATGTGATGGTgttagaaattaaattaaataattccCAAAGAAAGCATAAAAaaggttaaagaaaaaatacttgAATGACCTGTGCAGCTGATCACACTCAGCgttatttaaaataaagctgATTGACTGATTGTATGACACTACTTATACTCTCTTTAACTGAAAAGAATAACAAGATTACAAGGCTATCAGttaaaaaagatttgaaaatgtagtCAGTTTGGTTTGTCACAGAAGTAATTTCAACCAGACAAACAACGGGACACAAAATACTTTCTTCTCAACAGTCAGGGCTGAGATTTCAAGAGAGAAGTGTCATTATTAGGTTGACCAAGTTTCTTCggaaaaatttgaaaatgaatagAGGCTTTACACAGTAAGGCAGCAAACAAAATGCATCTTACATGGTGAATCTGCAATGCGTGATTATCTGAACGGTGACATTGATTCTAGTTGTGGCTCACTCTCTCGTGAGGACCCCATGCTCTTTGGGATACCAATACGAGTTGTTCCTCCTCTAATCATCTGTGACAGTTCAGTTAGAGACGCTCAGATGACCAGATATTTTACTAGGAAAAAGCAACAGCAGTGTACTTTAAACGAAGAAGCCTCCTCGAGACATTGTATTTGAAGACGTCTGAATTTAATTTCATTATGTGTAAGATGCAACTAATATGTTCTAAACACTGAGCTCAGTCTTACATTGGGCACTTAAAAAGAACTCTCACCATATCTGTTAGCtggtttaaacaaacatttgaatcattttggGGACATGGGTTCATCATATAGTCCCATACTCACATACATCTTCTTAGTTGTTAGTGTAGATTTGTAGGATTTCAGGTAAATAAGATatgtctgttgtttttctacatgtaatataaacataaaagaCCTTTCTTTGATTTTAGAATATCAAAATTGCTTTGTTTTGAATCAGTTCTTGCATGTATCTCTAAAGTTGAAGACATTTATATGATCTGTTTGAGATATTTGTTCACATAAGGGGACGTCTCAACTTTAATATTCCAACTGATGCAGCACTTTGGTCTGACCTGTGTAAAAATAGTCAGCTGCTGGTATCTATGGAGATCTATACAGTACAACTTCCTTCATCAACTCTGCTTCTCACCCAGAAGTTGCATAAATTCAAAcctaaataacaacaaaatgtgTCTTATGTGGAACTAAGGAAGCCTAGTTGTGCATTAAAGTTCACACTTTCTGATGTGATTTGTATCCATAACACACTGACGAAAATCACAAGAATTCATCTCCCACTAGAGACACCACGAGAACTTTTGTCAGTTGTGGAATTTTacaaatattcattcatatctAAAATAATCTCAAATAGGATTGCAAAAACAGCTTTTATATGTTGCTGTTGTTTAGATGTTAATGACATGGAAGTCTGATTCTTCACTCTCTACAGATGGGTGGTTTTTCAGAAACAATCAACTGCTCCCTGTTTAAAAAGATAACAGATTTTTACAAAGGAATACCTTCTTAGACAATTGGCAGTATTTATATGGGCACATTACTGTACATCAGTGACAAAAATTTGATCATCATGTTTAATTCTAAAAGCCTCTTTTTGTAGTGTTTCCTCTTTTGTATGACCCCTTTTTTATGTGGGTTGGGAAGTGTCTGGAAcaatgtctgtttctgtgtttgatgtgtttgtgtgctcaaatttgaaagcttaaatataaaatataaaaaacagagaCTCAAAGAAACTCAAAGCATTTACATGGAAGGTAAAAATACACCTTAGACTTCCCAACACATAAAATACTATGAAGACATTTATGCAGGATGAGCATTGTTGACTCTCCAATTCACTAGCATATCTTTGAAATGTGGGACGAAGCCATATGAGTACACACAAGAGACCCATATTAACACCAGGAGATCAtggaaacaacaacatacaCCATTCAAAATTAAGCAACTCCCAACATCATCCAGACCACCACAAGAgaaggcaaagagaaagaaatgatccAAATTCCATTTTCTAAAATGTTGACAAGAATTTTAATGTGAATTATCACAGGCAGTACAAACAGCTGTGGCTCAAACTTGTGTCCTTATGTTAACCACTGTGTCACCCCAACCTCTTTAATGGCTTAAACTATTATATGCTACTTACTATCAACCACCATTTCTGTACCAAATAATACGTTTTCTAAGGTAGATTACCATGAAAACAGAGGGCCAAAGAGCTTGTGCTCAATGATGAACAAGTTTTATGATTGccctttaaaattaaattatcttCTCTTTCAAGATTTATGCATCAATACTGAAACCTCCATATTGATTTGAACATTATTAGAAAGAAgttacatgttgtttttatgtacctccaaaacttgaaaaaattaaagaacaagtaaaaaaacccaaccctGTCTTCAGCTGtgtgcaatttatttttaatataatacaaCATGTCTAAACTGTCTATCTAGCTTAAAGAATGGGAGAATATCTGAACCCATTAAAGTAAATCATAAATGCTTCATTTTAACACCAATTTTGGACATAGATGGTTCTCACTGAGCAGTAACAAGTTGTATACGGAAACATTGAAGACTTACAGAAAAGGGGTTTTCTTTCAGATTTACATTTTGTGTCTATATTTGTGATATTCTGTTGGCATGCAGTTTAAAGAAAGCATGCATGtaaatttgaatttaaacaaTTTTCAACTACATTTTCACcacagttttatgttgttttctgtgtttttttgttgttgttgtcttttttaaagaaacagcaTATGCATAAGATTCCTCAGCCTGGTTACTTGGAATAATGGATCTTTTCAATCACAGGCACCATGTGACTTCTAGTCTGTGAGCTCTTTGTGATGCCCTCTGCTTTTTTAAGTATCTGTGTCCAGCTTCAGCAGAGATAGACGTTATGGTTGCAGAGAGCACCTAATGGAAAGACAGGATTTGGTCACAGATGGGGCGTCAAGTGATCTCCCTTCTCTGGAAGGATCTTTCAGATGGTTGTGGTGAGACTAATTGTGATAGCATGCAAAATGGAGGCATTACTTTTATGTTCATTAACAAagagactttttctttttctgctacTTTTTTCCTAAGATTTGTCTACTCTTGCGGCCGCTgattaaagcaaaaatgctCTGTGTTCTTTGGACTCGAGAAGCATGTGGTTGCTAGTCTCAGTCCACAAAGTTGTGAATGTTATGGGTAAACTCTCATTCGACTAACACGCTGAAGTCCTAATACTGTGTTCTGAGCTCAGGTTTAATTGGCTTAGTTATTTTGAAAGGCATGTATTGCTCACTAATTATGTAGTAAGGGTTAGGATTacggttatggttagggttattttaataaatcaaaCTGTGGTGTTGTCAAAATGGTGCTCAGGCTGCCTTTTCACACAGCTACACTTAGTGAATGCTGCAGCTTGGACCATCTTActgtaaaatgttgttttcaatCATTTACAATCTAAAACAAGTTAAAGAAAAACTAAGGAACCACTTGGGGGGCTTAATGGGAAATCGTTTAGGTCTTCAGAGACCAGGATAAACCtgcatttaagaaaaaaaggcaactcACAGCATAGTCATATAAAGTATGTAAAGTTTGCATAATCAACTCATTAAAGTGGCATTGTAAATGATCTTTATTGGGTTTTGTTGACTTTATTTATCCATCGGCACGGAAAGCAGGAGGCAGTATAAAAATGCACTCACTTAAACTTTATAAAAGTTAATGTTTGTGACCAGATTTTTACCAgtagatgttatatatatatatacatgtcacattaaatgtGAGTTCAATCGggaaattacttttttattaaaagtcaAAACAATTAGGCCATTTAACTTGTCTTTAAAACCACTGATGAGTTGCTTTACACTAAAGCTATTGGAAAGTTGTCCAGTGCAAGATTAGAAATGAAgggaaacaacattttaattgtatctggtttgaagaagaaaaaacactgtgctcaataaaagataaaaggatAGTAAAAGGGATCTGAGTTGTACGTTAATAATGGTGGGATGTATTTGATAAAGTAATGTACTTATATAACAAGCTGTAGTAACTAATTACTTTACAGATTATGATTTTACATGCAAAACATAACACTGGAGTATAGGATATGACACATTATTGCAAGTAATGCTAATTTAGTagtatgatatataataatccATCTAGAAGGGACCAGTTGACtgcaaaatgtgcacttttactTTCAAATGCAGGAATTGTAGTTGtaactgaatatttttactCTGTGATATTGCTACGTCTACTTTACTCAGAATTGTCCTTTAATTCGATTGtgtcttctttctgttttggaAATGTCTCTGTTCAACACAGGGGAGTAAAATGTACAGACATTTCAACTATGCCTTGTCcatgtgcaaaaatgtactATTTTTATATGGATGTGCAACCCAATTCTTAAAGAAAATAGAAATGggtttaaaaactgtaaacctTTCCTTTAAGAATTATTTTTGAAtatcaatgaaaaaaatgtactgtatgaaaaACCATTATTTCTTCAACAGgcacataataaaacaataaacagcCAGTAGAAGCAGACAGGGTAATCATAGCTGGTTGAAGGTAATATTTGGTCAGATTCAGTCAGCACATCACATTGTGGTCTCTGCTATTGGGGGTCGTGACCTGCTTCACTCTCCCCAGACCTCTGCTGGCAGAGCTGAAACGGCAGAGCCACACTGGTAGGTTGTGTGAGAGGACAAGTGGATTTGGCATGCACATCAGAGCGTGATACCCAAGCATTTTGGTCCTATcacatgccacacacacacacacacacacacacacacacacacacactcacacaatcaagtacaacatacacacacagaacattCTTGGTCGTGTAAAATGGATTGTAACACTGGCCACTGTAATGAAAAGATGCCAGCAACCCACAGTATTCCTTTACAGCCAGACTCAGTAAAGGTTTCAATGTACTTTCAGTGTCCAGTATTGTTGCTACAGCATAAACTGAGTTTTAACAACCgtatttttttcacattctAAATAATCTCTCAATTTTTTGTTTAGGCTGCAGACGGGGGAACAAAAATCAGATTATTAGAAAAACCCTCCAGGTTACGTTCTAGTGAAACCTTTTGAAGGGATTTCGCACAGATTGGCAAATATCATCAAGGACAAATTCTTCCAATATGCTCGTTCACTCATTTAGTCTCAGACATGTTCATGCATGCTTCAGGGAAATCTGTTCATCTGTGATCTTTCACATTTAGGTGTTAATGTAACCTGCTTGTTGAACACCCAGTAGCAACACAGAGATTACCCCTTGTGTAACTGTAATGATGCCCTTTTTTGAGGAAACTGACACTAAACCAAAGAGCTGCCTTATCTTAGGGACATCGTAGGCGGCCATGACTTGTTATACACCATTTAAAATGTTGCATTATCTCATTGCGTTTGTGCCGGTCTGAGGCGAATCATCAAAGACACGAGATGAGCGGTTGACTATGACATGGTACCTTGTTTATGCACAACTCAGAGTAGCAGGCATCGAATTAAACTCTCACGACCGTCCAACGCCATC contains:
- the mrps16 gene encoding 28S ribosomal protein S16, mitochondrial is translated as MVHLSSHLLKKYHKGYVVIRFALAGHKQANRPFYRIVAAFNKRARDGKYIEQLGTYDPLPNIYNEKLVSFNYDRVKHWIGCGAHPSKSVSKLLGLAGFFPLHPMTITEAERHRAQMESTETPSETEDGLEEGQK